The proteins below are encoded in one region of candidate division KSB1 bacterium:
- the rocD gene encoding ornithine--oxo-acid transaminase: MPKSTEDYIKLEDKYGAHNYHPLDIVIEKAAGVWVYDIKGKRYLDCLSAYSAVNQGHCHPRILAAFTEQAGKVTLTSRAFRNDKLPLFCEKLAKLSNMEMVLPMNSGAEAVETAIKAARKWGYKIKGIPEGQAEIIVCADNFHGRTTTIVGFSTEDQYLDGFGPFTPGFKVIPFGDAEALENAVSSNTCAFLVEPIQGEAGIHIPPAGYLTRVQEICKRNNALFMVDEIQSGLGRAGRMFAFQYEDVKPDLIIIGKALSGGFLPVSAVLSSNEILGVFNPGDHGSTFGGSPLACATALAALEVIEEEGLVEKADKLGASFLERLKTIESPHIVDIRGKGLFIGVELDTKARPYCEALKDEGLLCKETHENVIRFAPPLVITEEELDWAFERIKKVIENI; this comes from the coding sequence TTGCCAAAATCAACCGAAGACTACATCAAGCTTGAAGATAAATACGGCGCTCATAATTATCACCCGCTTGACATTGTAATTGAAAAAGCGGCAGGTGTTTGGGTTTATGACATCAAGGGAAAGCGCTATCTCGATTGCCTGAGCGCCTACTCCGCTGTGAATCAAGGCCATTGTCATCCCAGGATTCTTGCTGCGTTTACGGAGCAAGCAGGGAAAGTTACTTTAACCTCACGCGCTTTTCGAAATGATAAATTACCCCTGTTTTGTGAAAAGCTTGCCAAGCTCTCAAATATGGAAATGGTTTTGCCAATGAACTCCGGAGCCGAAGCAGTCGAGACTGCGATTAAAGCGGCGCGAAAGTGGGGATACAAGATCAAGGGAATTCCGGAAGGACAGGCAGAAATCATTGTCTGCGCAGATAATTTTCACGGACGCACTACAACCATCGTTGGATTTTCCACTGAAGATCAGTATCTGGACGGCTTTGGTCCTTTCACCCCCGGATTCAAGGTCATTCCTTTCGGAGACGCCGAGGCGCTTGAAAATGCGGTTTCGTCAAACACTTGCGCCTTTTTGGTTGAACCGATTCAGGGCGAGGCCGGAATCCACATCCCACCGGCCGGCTACCTGACCCGCGTTCAGGAAATTTGTAAACGCAACAATGCTTTGTTCATGGTGGATGAAATTCAGAGTGGCCTCGGCCGTGCCGGCCGCATGTTTGCTTTCCAGTATGAAGACGTCAAACCGGATTTAATTATCATCGGCAAAGCGCTTTCGGGCGGGTTCCTGCCGGTTTCGGCTGTACTTTCCAGCAACGAGATTCTGGGTGTTTTCAACCCGGGCGACCACGGCAGCACATTTGGCGGCAGTCCCCTCGCCTGTGCGACCGCTTTAGCCGCTTTGGAAGTGATCGAAGAAGAAGGCCTGGTTGAAAAAGCAGACAAGTTGGGCGCGTCTTTCTTAGAACGCTTAAAGACGATCGAAAGCCCGCACATCGTCGATATTCGCGGCAAAGGTCTGTTCATCGGCGTCGAGCTCGACACCAAAGCGCGCCCCTATTGCGAAGCTTTGAAAGATGAAGGCCTGCTCTGCAAAGAGACCCACGAGAATGTGATTCGCTTTGCACCGCCTCTGGTGATCACTGAAGAGGAGCTGGACTGGGCGTTTGAGCGGATCAAGAAGGTGATTGAAAATATTTAA
- a CDS encoding TRAP transporter fused permease subunit, whose protein sequence is MLNQISRVVFQILAVVLSAFVLLEVNYPLLTPQSQLAIFGMLGLVLVFLNYPLHNKLQDKVFSQIVDLLLAAAVVLCFGYVLVQSEPLFKTFWLEGQSLGNRAGLEQPVDYIVGLVGLCLVLEAARRAIGLTLPLLSLIFIFYAAFGSSLPDWLFPHRGYPWQRIVSQTFLHSQGVFGIALKVMFTYVFLFVLFGTLLEKTGSIGYIIDFTRKLFRKSVGGPAKVAVISSGVMGSLSGSAVANTATTGTFTIPMMRSSGFKPAIAGGVEAAASSGGALVPPVMGAGAYMMLEIIEPAVTYLQIIKAAIIPAILYYTSLLLIVHFYAKRVGVQAESVESKNSETQSNFPGVVFLGAFVTLLIFLFIGYTPFRAVSLSLAAILVLSSFKKETRVGLKGVGRAMEKAAKGGISLIAAASSVGIIIGVVTLTGIGSKLPAVILPLAQNNLILALLLLMISTIILGMGLPSAVCYLLVATFVGPILGEMGVVPLSAHLFIFYFGMMSMVTPPVALAAYTAATIAGAGIMQTAFAAFRFALVGFALPYAFVLRPELLLLSPDGGAAGFFSIALNVFVTLLGIVALAGGIVGYWFRPLVFWQRILLIAAALVFFFSQSEGAQIWMQVLCFLVIVVIGFLNLRSKELNTEEHRISLN, encoded by the coding sequence ATGCTCAATCAAATCAGTCGAGTCGTTTTTCAAATTCTGGCTGTCGTTCTCAGCGCTTTTGTTCTACTCGAAGTCAATTATCCCCTGCTCACTCCGCAATCCCAGTTGGCTATTTTCGGCATGCTGGGATTGGTTTTGGTTTTTTTAAATTATCCGCTCCACAATAAACTTCAAGACAAAGTTTTTTCGCAAATTGTCGACTTGCTTTTGGCCGCGGCAGTCGTGCTTTGCTTTGGTTACGTCCTGGTGCAATCGGAGCCGCTTTTCAAAACCTTCTGGTTAGAAGGTCAGTCGCTCGGCAACCGCGCCGGTTTAGAGCAGCCCGTTGATTACATCGTCGGACTGGTTGGACTCTGCCTGGTTTTGGAAGCCGCCCGCCGGGCAATCGGCCTGACTCTGCCGCTGCTCTCCTTGATTTTTATATTTTATGCGGCCTTTGGCTCTTCATTGCCGGACTGGCTCTTTCCCCACCGCGGCTACCCCTGGCAGCGGATTGTCAGCCAAACGTTTCTGCACAGCCAGGGCGTTTTTGGCATCGCTTTAAAAGTCATGTTCACCTATGTCTTTCTGTTTGTTCTATTCGGAACCCTGCTGGAAAAAACCGGCTCCATCGGTTATATCATCGACTTCACCCGAAAGCTGTTTCGTAAAAGCGTTGGCGGGCCGGCCAAGGTTGCCGTGATCAGCAGCGGTGTGATGGGCTCACTTTCCGGCAGCGCGGTGGCAAATACCGCCACCACCGGGACTTTTACCATCCCGATGATGCGCAGTTCGGGGTTCAAACCCGCGATTGCGGGTGGCGTGGAAGCAGCGGCAAGCTCCGGCGGCGCGCTGGTTCCGCCGGTCATGGGAGCGGGCGCTTACATGATGCTTGAGATTATTGAACCGGCTGTGACTTACTTGCAAATTATCAAAGCGGCTATAATTCCGGCAATTCTATATTATACCTCCCTGCTGCTAATCGTGCATTTCTACGCCAAACGGGTCGGCGTTCAAGCTGAGTCCGTTGAATCAAAAAACAGTGAAACTCAATCCAACTTTCCCGGCGTTGTTTTTTTGGGCGCGTTCGTTACCCTGCTCATTTTTTTGTTTATCGGTTACACGCCGTTTCGAGCGGTGAGTTTAAGCCTGGCAGCGATTTTAGTTCTTAGCAGCTTTAAAAAGGAAACCAGAGTTGGTCTTAAAGGAGTTGGACGAGCCATGGAGAAAGCGGCGAAAGGAGGCATCTCCTTGATTGCTGCGGCTTCAAGCGTTGGGATTATTATTGGCGTCGTCACTTTAACCGGCATCGGTTCAAAGCTGCCGGCAGTCATCTTGCCGCTGGCACAAAACAACCTGATTTTGGCGCTCCTGCTTTTAATGATCTCAACGATTATTCTCGGAATGGGTTTGCCGTCGGCAGTGTGTTACTTATTGGTGGCCACTTTTGTCGGCCCCATTTTAGGTGAAATGGGAGTCGTGCCCCTTTCGGCCCACCTGTTTATTTTCTATTTCGGTATGATGTCGATGGTAACGCCGCCGGTTGCCCTGGCTGCTTACACTGCCGCAACCATCGCCGGCGCCGGAATTATGCAAACCGCTTTTGCCGCGTTTCGATTCGCATTGGTTGGGTTCGCACTGCCTTACGCCTTTGTTTTGAGGCCGGAGCTCTTGCTGCTTTCACCTGATGGTGGGGCCGCCGGCTTTTTCTCAATCGCTTTGAATGTCTTTGTCACACTTTTGGGAATTGTCGCGCTGGCGGGTGGAATCGTTGGGTACTGGTTTCGCCCATTGGTTTTTTGGCAGCGAATTCTTTTGATCGCGGCAGCTCTGGTTTTCTTTTTTTCTCAATCTGAAGGTGCACAAATCTGGATGCAAGTTCTGTGTTTTTTAGTGATTGTGGTGATTGGTTTTCTTAATTTGCGTTCCAAAGAATTAAACACTGAAGAACACCGAATATCACTGAATTAA
- a CDS encoding nucleoside deaminase, producing MQLAIDKARVGGQKDQTPFGACIVKNNELICCVHNVVWATTDITAHAEVRAIREACNKLNTIDLSGCTIYSTCEPCPMCFSAIHWAKIGKIFFGAKIADAQGLDFNELTISNQQMKELGGSPVEIVGDFMKKECQALFREWDESGNKKVY from the coding sequence ATGCAACTTGCAATTGACAAGGCCAGAGTGGGCGGACAAAAAGATCAGACCCCTTTTGGCGCGTGTATTGTCAAAAATAATGAACTCATTTGCTGCGTGCACAACGTTGTTTGGGCAACAACGGACATCACGGCCCACGCAGAAGTTCGTGCCATTCGCGAGGCTTGCAATAAATTAAACACCATCGATTTATCAGGGTGTACGATTTACTCGACTTGCGAGCCCTGTCCAATGTGTTTTAGCGCCATTCATTGGGCCAAGATCGGTAAAATATTTTTTGGCGCTAAAATCGCTGATGCGCAAGGATTGGATTTTAATGAGCTGACCATTTCCAATCAACAAATGAAAGAACTCGGCGGCAGTCCGGTTGAGATCGTTGGTGATTTTATGAAAAAAGAATGCCAGGCGCTTTTTCGGGAATGGGACGAATCTGGGAATAAAAAAGTATATTGA